The following coding sequences lie in one Frigoribacterium sp. SL97 genomic window:
- the eno gene encoding phosphopyruvate hydratase, with amino-acid sequence MNDYISNRTIHTHDVGTYVTHGGAHPVQIVSALGRSILDSRGFPTVQVDLELADGTLVSGAAPAGASTGAHEAVELRDGGAAFGGKGVRKAAEMVTTEISDLLTSRPWAGISEIDRALADLDGTPNWSRLGANAVVATSIAASRALAREAGLSLHRWIALLSGANESLPVPHFNVLNGGARAANDLDFQEFMIAPVGATSEEEAVQTGAEVYHALKALVQTRYNTAGLGDEGGFAPAISSPEDALDLIVQAITDAGHRAALDDVAIALDPAANGFGDGDGRYRVAGQDLDRAALADRYGALLDAYPIRSIEDAFHEDDHDGWALMASRFGGRVQLVGDDLYVTDPERIAEGAEKGWSDAVLIKPNQIGSVSQTLDAIATARSHGMACMVSHRSGETTDTFIADLVVGTGVGQIKSGAPARGERVCKYNRLTDIEADQPGLPYGLSTKDDA; translated from the coding sequence ATGAACGACTACATCAGCAACCGCACCATCCACACCCATGACGTCGGCACCTACGTCACCCACGGCGGTGCACACCCCGTCCAGATCGTGTCCGCCCTCGGGCGGTCGATCTTGGACTCACGCGGATTCCCCACCGTCCAGGTCGACCTCGAACTCGCCGACGGCACCCTCGTCTCGGGCGCCGCCCCTGCGGGAGCCTCGACCGGTGCCCACGAGGCCGTGGAACTCCGAGACGGAGGTGCAGCGTTCGGTGGCAAGGGCGTCCGGAAAGCGGCAGAGATGGTCACCACCGAGATCAGCGACCTCCTGACCTCACGCCCGTGGGCCGGGATCAGCGAGATCGACCGTGCCCTCGCCGACCTCGACGGCACCCCGAACTGGTCGCGGCTCGGCGCCAACGCCGTCGTCGCCACGTCGATCGCGGCGTCCCGAGCGCTGGCCCGCGAAGCCGGCCTGTCCCTGCACCGGTGGATCGCCCTGCTGTCGGGGGCGAACGAATCGCTCCCCGTCCCGCACTTCAACGTCCTGAACGGAGGCGCCCGTGCAGCCAACGACCTCGATTTCCAGGAGTTCATGATCGCTCCCGTCGGGGCGACCAGTGAGGAGGAAGCGGTGCAGACCGGCGCAGAGGTCTACCATGCCCTGAAAGCGCTCGTACAGACCCGCTACAACACCGCGGGCCTCGGCGACGAGGGCGGCTTCGCCCCGGCGATCAGCAGCCCCGAGGACGCCCTCGACCTCATCGTCCAGGCGATCACCGACGCCGGCCACCGGGCGGCGCTCGACGACGTCGCGATCGCCCTCGACCCTGCCGCGAACGGGTTCGGCGACGGAGACGGCCGGTACCGGGTCGCCGGGCAGGACCTCGACCGTGCGGCCCTCGCGGACCGGTACGGTGCACTGCTCGACGCGTACCCGATCAGGAGCATCGAGGACGCGTTCCACGAGGACGACCACGACGGGTGGGCGCTGATGGCGTCGAGGTTCGGCGGCCGCGTGCAGCTCGTCGGCGACGACCTCTACGTGACCGACCCCGAAAGGATCGCCGAAGGTGCCGAGAAGGGCTGGTCGGACGCCGTCCTCATCAAGCCGAACCAGATCGGCTCCGTCAGCCAGACCCTCGACGCGATCGCCACCGCTCGGTCGCACGGCATGGCCTGCATGGTGTCGCACCGCTCCGGGGAGACCACCGACACGTTCATCGCCGACCTCGTCGTCGGCACCGGGGTCGGCCAGATCAAATCCGGTGCCCCCGCACGCGGGGAGCGGGTCTGCAAGTACAACCGCCTCACCGACATCGAAGCCGATCAGCCCGGACTCCCCTACGGCCTCAGCACGAAGGACGATGCATGA
- a CDS encoding 2,3-bisphosphoglycerate-dependent phosphoglycerate mutase, with protein MTTRIALVRHGQSQANADGLFTGITDSPLTTGGREEARRAAHLLDETGFRPASILCSPLARATETACIMVSENQWTVPATVDVRLRERDYGDLTGRTKADVRRSAGEEDFTLWRRSLDIPPPPSSDAQFAKLWAQDALRQVDPSNRTRAESLLDVIVRVRPVAEAVKAGAPGGTVLVVGHGNSLRALCLLLDALTPLEVAALNIPTGHPLIYDLASDGHPLTRGGTYLDPAAAALAAAVITHEGGT; from the coding sequence GTGACGACCCGGATCGCCCTCGTGCGACACGGCCAGAGCCAGGCCAATGCCGACGGGCTGTTCACAGGCATCACCGACTCACCCCTCACGACCGGAGGCCGTGAAGAAGCCCGCCGTGCTGCACACCTGCTCGACGAGACGGGTTTCCGCCCGGCATCGATCCTGTGCTCACCGCTGGCCCGTGCGACCGAGACTGCCTGCATCATGGTGTCCGAGAACCAGTGGACCGTGCCCGCCACCGTCGACGTGCGACTCCGGGAACGCGACTACGGCGACCTGACCGGACGGACGAAGGCGGATGTTCGCCGCTCAGCCGGCGAGGAGGACTTCACCCTGTGGCGGCGCTCACTGGACATCCCGCCCCCGCCGTCCTCCGACGCGCAGTTCGCGAAGCTGTGGGCTCAGGACGCCCTTCGTCAGGTGGATCCCTCGAACCGCACCCGGGCCGAGAGCCTGCTCGACGTCATCGTCCGGGTCCGCCCCGTCGCCGAGGCGGTCAAGGCCGGTGCCCCCGGCGGCACCGTGCTCGTGGTGGGCCACGGCAACAGCCTCCGCGCACTCTGCCTGTTGCTCGACGCGCTCACCCCACTCGAGGTCGCCGCGCTCAACATCCCGACCGGCCACCCCCTGATCTACGACCTCGCCTCCGACGGGCATCCGCTGACGCGGGGCGGCACGTATCTCGACCCGGCCGCAGCGGCCCTCGCCGCCGCGGTCATCACCCACGAAGGAGGAACCTGA
- a CDS encoding fluoride efflux transporter FluC, protein MTTPSPDSPFPPLPSRRGDEFDGLGQNPDLDVDDSTGTERPVHLRWRFIGFVTLGGTIGTGLREALALSFPAAPGSIPVTILLINVVGAFALGLLLESLVRRGPDAGRRRDLRLLVGTGVLGGFTTYSALAVDTATLLGDALPIAIAYGVGSVVLGAVGSWAGITGGAALHRRSEAAS, encoded by the coding sequence ATGACCACCCCCTCACCCGACTCACCGTTTCCGCCGCTGCCCTCGAGGAGAGGCGACGAGTTCGACGGGCTGGGCCAGAACCCGGACCTCGATGTCGACGACTCCACGGGCACCGAAAGGCCCGTGCACCTGCGGTGGCGGTTCATCGGATTCGTCACCCTCGGCGGCACGATCGGCACGGGATTGCGCGAAGCCCTGGCGTTGAGCTTCCCCGCGGCCCCGGGCAGCATCCCCGTCACGATCCTGCTGATCAATGTCGTCGGTGCGTTCGCGCTCGGGCTGCTCCTTGAGTCGCTGGTGCGACGAGGGCCGGACGCGGGTCGCCGACGCGACCTGCGCCTCCTCGTCGGAACAGGCGTTCTCGGCGGGTTCACCACCTACAGCGCCCTCGCGGTCGACACCGCGACCCTGCTCGGTGACGCGCTGCCGATCGCGATCGCCTACGGTGTGGGATCGGTCGTGCTCGGCGCCGTGGGTTCCTGGGCCGGCATCACCGGCGGTGCCGCCCTCCATCGCCGTTCTGAGGCGGCGTCGTGA
- a CDS encoding fluoride efflux transporter FluC: MIAPWLFVAIAVAGGVGAALRLVVDGVVRSTWSAPIPLATLVINVSGSFVLGLLTGLADHAGMPREWLLVAGGGLMGGYTTFSTASVETVRLVAEKKWVAGIANGAGMLLLAVAAGLVGLTIGTS, encoded by the coding sequence GTGATCGCCCCGTGGCTCTTCGTCGCGATCGCGGTCGCCGGTGGCGTGGGTGCGGCCCTGCGCCTCGTCGTCGACGGCGTCGTCCGCAGCACGTGGTCGGCCCCCATCCCGCTGGCGACCCTGGTCATCAACGTCAGCGGGTCGTTCGTGCTCGGCTTGCTCACCGGTCTCGCCGACCACGCGGGGATGCCCCGAGAGTGGCTGCTCGTCGCGGGCGGCGGGCTCATGGGCGGCTACACCACGTTCAGCACCGCAAGCGTCGAGACCGTGCGCCTCGTAGCCGAGAAGAAATGGGTCGCGGGAATCGCCAACGGCGCGGGCATGCTGCTGCTCGCCGTCGCTGCCGGGCTCGTCGGCCTCACCATTGGCACGTCATGA
- a CDS encoding TDT family transporter, which translates to MPATITPDVAPPRTRGLFRQLEHRGQIVSNLTPNWFASIMGTGIVANAAATLPLQFPGLRPAATIVWALASVLLVALSTATVLHWVRYRATARGHRLNPVMAHFYGAPPMALLTVGAGTLLLGKDVLGTPLAVGIDWVLWTIGTVLGLVSAIAVPYLTFTRHDTAPDSAFGGWLMPVVPPMVSASTGALLLPFLPAGQARQNMLWGCYAMFGLSLLASIVIITLIWSRLAQHKIGPAGMVPTLWIVLGPLGQSITAANLLGGNAHLAVDQETSHALFVFGLVYGVPTLGFALMWAALASAITLHTIRQGLPFSLTWWSFTFPVGTCVTGLNGLALHTGLVTLQVLAVVFYIGLVGAWITVAARTFHGSVIRGTLLAPPRPLP; encoded by the coding sequence ATGCCTGCCACGATCACACCGGATGTCGCCCCACCCCGCACACGCGGTCTGTTCCGCCAGCTCGAGCACCGCGGGCAGATCGTGTCGAACCTGACCCCGAACTGGTTCGCGTCGATCATGGGGACGGGCATCGTCGCCAACGCCGCGGCGACCCTGCCGTTGCAGTTCCCGGGGCTGCGCCCCGCCGCGACCATCGTCTGGGCACTGGCCAGCGTGTTGTTGGTCGCTCTCAGCACGGCGACCGTCCTGCACTGGGTGCGTTACCGGGCCACCGCGCGGGGGCATCGACTCAATCCGGTGATGGCGCACTTCTACGGGGCACCGCCCATGGCGCTGCTGACCGTCGGCGCGGGCACCCTGCTCTTGGGGAAAGACGTCCTCGGTACGCCCCTGGCGGTCGGCATCGACTGGGTGTTGTGGACCATCGGTACGGTGCTCGGCCTCGTCAGCGCGATCGCGGTCCCGTACCTGACGTTCACCCGGCACGACACGGCCCCCGACAGTGCGTTCGGCGGCTGGCTCATGCCCGTGGTTCCTCCGATGGTGTCTGCCTCGACCGGTGCGCTGCTGCTGCCCTTCCTGCCCGCGGGGCAGGCAAGGCAGAACATGCTCTGGGGGTGCTACGCGATGTTCGGCTTGTCGTTGCTGGCGTCGATCGTGATCATCACGCTGATCTGGTCACGCCTGGCCCAGCACAAGATCGGCCCGGCCGGCATGGTCCCGACCCTCTGGATCGTCCTCGGCCCCCTGGGGCAGTCGATCACCGCGGCCAACCTTCTCGGTGGCAACGCCCACCTCGCCGTCGACCAGGAAACCTCGCACGCCCTGTTCGTCTTCGGGCTCGTCTACGGTGTGCCCACCCTGGGATTCGCCCTGATGTGGGCGGCACTGGCATCGGCCATCACCCTCCACACCATCCGCCAGGGGCTCCCGTTCTCACTCACCTGGTGGTCGTTCACCTTCCCCGTCGGCACCTGCGTGACAGGCCTGAACGGTCTGGCCCTGCACACGGGACTCGTCACGCTGCAGGTACTGGCGGTCGTGTTCTACATCGGGCTCGTCGGGGCCTGGATCACGGTCGCCGCGCGCACCTTCCACGGCAGCGTCATCCGCGGAACGCTCCTCGCGCCTCCCCGTCCCCTGCCCTGA